Proteins encoded in a region of the Thermocaproicibacter melissae genome:
- a CDS encoding O-antigen polysaccharide polymerase Wzy family protein — MSADRLNAKHLIWDTIFFGTALCLMLTACLMAVVGSEETAACTVFVANAVLNIAIFQNLFRNARRDFPLILFMFSYDLLLLGRVYSVFLRCYSMILSYLEAENFYNLFLALMIVTVAQLTVYAAYKLAAPLFWKRERAICEKGVQAVTQSPIIPIIRQISVVVLLFSSVASFYMLFQIILLVFQHGYRGSYVMNNSSVPSVISRMSAFFAPSFAVFLATLPNRKQMWFPLVIYSAYMLTSLFTGRRNIFVCELLMLLIYAFLRVVLSRKGKLALSKKKILLVVLFCAVSAYMMQLVALIRNGSSFTAKGFFATIGDFIYSQGASFRVVIQTVNCWNRFDHQTAYQYLFYPFEKYVHNNVLLSSIFGFAPITEGQNIRFVSSTHNFAHVITFMVNPAYYLSGGGFGTSFVAEAYVAYGMAGVVIVSAMVGVIFRFFSSLLTRNWVVIAMGLIALKDFVYIPRNLTFSWVIDVFSITYLAYYIAVYFAALFLAGLAPHLRKVRAASSPSSEELT; from the coding sequence ATGTCAGCAGATCGGCTAAACGCGAAACATTTAATTTGGGATACGATTTTTTTCGGCACTGCTCTGTGCCTGATGCTTACAGCCTGCCTGATGGCGGTTGTCGGCAGTGAGGAAACAGCGGCCTGCACGGTGTTTGTTGCCAATGCGGTTTTGAATATTGCAATTTTTCAGAATTTATTCCGAAATGCCAGGCGCGATTTTCCGCTAATTTTGTTTATGTTCTCTTATGATCTGCTGCTCCTCGGACGCGTGTACAGCGTTTTTTTAAGGTGCTACTCCATGATTCTCTCATACCTCGAAGCGGAAAATTTCTATAATCTTTTTCTTGCGCTGATGATTGTTACCGTCGCACAGCTCACGGTTTATGCTGCCTACAAACTTGCAGCGCCGCTTTTCTGGAAACGGGAAAGGGCTATCTGTGAAAAAGGTGTACAAGCAGTCACCCAAAGCCCCATTATACCAATCATTCGGCAAATCAGCGTCGTCGTGTTGCTGTTCAGTTCGGTAGCATCGTTCTACATGCTGTTTCAGATAATACTCCTTGTCTTTCAGCACGGTTACCGCGGTTCTTACGTCATGAATAACTCTTCGGTTCCTTCCGTTATCAGCCGAATGTCTGCCTTTTTTGCTCCGTCGTTTGCCGTGTTTCTTGCAACACTCCCAAATCGGAAGCAGATGTGGTTCCCGTTGGTCATTTATAGCGCCTATATGCTTACTTCTCTGTTTACGGGACGGCGAAACATTTTTGTCTGCGAATTGCTTATGCTGCTCATATATGCGTTTCTTCGGGTCGTATTGAGCAGAAAAGGCAAGCTTGCATTATCAAAGAAAAAGATTTTGCTTGTGGTGCTGTTCTGTGCAGTCAGCGCCTATATGATGCAACTGGTTGCCTTGATAAGAAACGGTTCCTCGTTTACGGCGAAGGGCTTCTTCGCTACGATTGGAGATTTCATTTATTCGCAGGGAGCCAGTTTCCGCGTTGTGATTCAAACGGTCAACTGTTGGAACCGTTTTGACCATCAGACAGCTTACCAGTATCTGTTCTATCCGTTTGAAAAATATGTTCATAACAATGTCCTGCTCAGTTCTATCTTTGGGTTTGCTCCCATTACGGAAGGGCAGAATATCCGTTTTGTTTCTTCTACCCACAATTTTGCACATGTCATTACGTTCATGGTCAATCCGGCTTATTATCTTTCCGGCGGTGGTTTCGGTACATCGTTTGTTGCGGAAGCCTATGTCGCTTACGGCATGGCAGGCGTTGTGATTGTGAGCGCGATGGTTGGCGTCATTTTCCGTTTCTTTTCTTCCTTGCTCACCCGCAACTGGGTCGTCATTGCGATGGGGCTGATTGCGCTCAAGGATTTTGTTTACATTCCGCGCAATCTCACATTCTCTTGGGTCATCGATGTTTTCAGCATTACTTATCTCGCGTATTACATTGCGGTCTATTTTGCGGCTCTGTTTCTTGCTGGCTTGGCGCCGCATCTGCGGAAAGTCCGTGCTGCTTCGTCACCTTCCTCGGAGGAACTGACATGA